In Rhinoraja longicauda isolate Sanriku21f chromosome 27, sRhiLon1.1, whole genome shotgun sequence, one DNA window encodes the following:
- the LOC144606743 gene encoding claudin-4-like: MGSTGVEFLGFLIGIIGWICACAVTGMPQWKITPFIGSTILNTEITWEGIWMTCVYQQTSGRLVCDSYDSVLDLTGDVQLARAFMCLAISSGLLAIMVATVGMKCTDCAGDNRRAKGYIVTAGGSFFILAGLCVLVPVSWVAHNIIRDFYNPLLPENLKWELGDALYVGWSASCFLSIGGAFLCCSLPTGGDGRQGPWNGYTSNHPSPLTQNVTTDYPLKEYV, translated from the coding sequence ATGGGCAGCACTGGCGTGGAATTTCTCGGCTTCCTCATTGGGATAATAGGATGGATTTGTGCCTGTGCAGTTACGGGAATGCCTCAGTGGAAGATCACACCGTTCATTGGAAGCACCATCCTGAACACAGAGATCACTTGGGAAGGCATCTGGATGACCTGTGTCTACCAGCAGACATCGGGCAGGTTGGTGTGTGACTCCTACGACTCAGTGCTTGACCTGACTGGCGACGTGCAGTTGGCCAGAGCCTTCATGTGCCTGGCCATCTCCTCCGGGCTCCTCGCCATCATGGTGGCCACCGTGGGGATGAAGTGCACCGACTGCGCTGGGGACAACCGGAGGGCAAAGGGTTACATAGTCACAGCTGGGGGCTCCTTCTTCATCCTGGCCGGGCTGTGTGTCCTGGTCCCTGTGTCCTGGGTGGCTCACAACATCATCAGGGACTTTTACAACCCACTGCTGCCGGAGAACCTGAAGTGGGAGCTGGGAGATGCGCTGTACGTGGGCTGGTCGGCGAGCTGTTTCCTCAGCATCGGAGGTGCCTTCCTCTGTTGCTCTTTGCCAACGGGTGGTGATGGCAGGCAAGGCCCCTGGAACGGTTACACTTCCAATCACCCTTCACCGCTGACTCAGAATGTTACAACTGACTACCCACTGAAGGAATACGTCtga